Proteins encoded in a region of the Triticum dicoccoides isolate Atlit2015 ecotype Zavitan chromosome 3A, WEW_v2.0, whole genome shotgun sequence genome:
- the LOC119271856 gene encoding uncharacterized protein LOC119271856 encodes MAPSPAASPLHLRRHRPRPLPFIDGAISSEYELEEHVYVGDAARPARHRSRLPWFLAERHEEEERMVKEKGNEKGKGAGKENGKPKGAGKENGKAKAKEKSLNYLIRQDSALPPLVPRKKSKPKVQIKKAKDFPNAPMGELIYDYRSSLKPVMVEALVCGASYIKGAHVDLNLVPRDENEEDDVETIKLPIVEEIND; translated from the exons ATGGCGCCATCGCCCGCGGCCTCTCCCCTTCATCTACGGCGCCATCGCCCGCGGCCTCTCCCCTTCATCGACGGTGCCATCTCGTCCGAGTACGAGCTGGAGGAGCACGTGTACGTCGGGGACGCAGCAAGGCCAGCACGCCATCGGTCCCGTCTTCCCTGGTTCCTCGCCGAGCGCCACGAAGAGGAAGAG AGAATGGTGAAGGAGAAGGGGAATGAGAAGGGAAAGGGTGCTGGTAAGGAGAATGGGAAGCCGAAGGGTGCTGGTAAGGAGAATGGGAAGGCAAAGGCAAAGGAAAAGAGCTTGAATTACCTAATTAGGCAAGATTCGGCGCTGCCTCCTCTAGTTCCGAGGAAGAAGAGCAAACCTAAGGTGCAGATTAAGAAGGCGAAAGACTTTCCCAATGCCCCAATGGGAGAGTTAATTT ATGACTACAGGAGTTCGTTAAAACCGGTTATGGTGGAGGCATTAGTTTGTGGTGCAAGTTATATAAAGGGTGCTCACGTTGACTTGAATCTGGTG CCGAGGGATGAGAATGAAGAGGATGATGTTGAAACCATCAAGTTACCCATCGTGGAGGAGATCAACGATTG A